The sequence below is a genomic window from Uranotaenia lowii strain MFRU-FL chromosome 2, ASM2978415v1, whole genome shotgun sequence.
TACTTACATTTAACGAGCTGAGGTCTACGGGCTTCGGAATTAAATCGCTTTTTCTATCACCGCCAGCATTAATATGGTCGTATACTTGTTCAATAGCAACATTTTTGTACCCCACTGTAAAAAAAGCATATTGATGTCATAGaaagttgaattttaataatcaaaatatcatgTCCAATAAATACTTACGATCAATAAGTTCTAATAAAATATCTTTTAGTTCTTTTATCGACTCTCTGTTAGGGACACATAAATCACTAAATCCAACAaacttgttcatttttttcataatttgcttTCAAGAATAACCGGTTAATGAGGAAACATCAAAAACACAACATGTGCGCGCATCGGCAGCGGttctgttttgatttttgtgatgTGCGAGGCGTCGCGACGAAGCAGCTCATAGAGCTGGGAGATCTTTGGATGTTTCACCACACTAAATAATATTAACAtattatttatgttttatgaACTTTCAGAACTAAAACTATaaaagaatattaaattttcgtttttatatggtgtaatttttgtttttaacttctGTCAGTTATATATCATctgtatggaaaaaaataataaaataaaataaaaaagaaaaaaggccATCAGAGCACCGTATccggtctattcttgggtctaatttatacaagaattgaaccaaagaaattagatccgatacAGTGAAAAAACTGGTAACCCCACTCGTaatccattaactgtcaaacggatTAGATCGCGTCAAATTGgttccaaatctcatcagttttggatcaatccttataccggTGCTAAATAATGTTGagatgaaactggtataatggaacaCGGATGCAGTTGcttgggtcggaatttgggtctaaaccgggtgtttggaccacggatacagatgCGCTTGTTGAGCATGATGGTGCAGATATCACTATGCTAAACATAAACCCACTATAAAACCCGCATTGCTAAAATGAATTAAGAACCTCGAAAAAGCATGCATTATGAACTTCTTATCTAATGTTTCAATAACTTAGTGTGTAGCAATATTATGAACCTGTATGCAAACGCctgtttatatttaaaaaaaaatatgaaagattcaAATAGTTGTACCAAAACCTTTACCTTTACCCATTGGGGCTTTTCCTGCAACGCGAGTGACgagactcacgaaatttcacttcttcgtaATGACTccaaaaaatccattcataTTTGTGTACCGATGAGATCTTAAGACCAATAACAGCTCATCCAAACGCAAATTGCGAGGCCAATAGcttaaaaaatggacaaaacctGTGGCATTTCAACGcctgattaataaaaaaaatcaagattcaaatattcagaataacaaattataagattcaaatatttcatggaacaaatggaaaaaaacaaacgtCCTTTCTGAACGACAAATGCTTCGAGTAGTTTTTCGGATTTTAATGTATTAAAACAtcattatgtattttttttctatatttatttaataaatgaaaaaaataatcataaaacaaagatgtttcttattttttccattttgtttcatttgtttgCTATATGTACGGCAATCATTGTTTTTTCTTAGTTTGTTACCATCTAAGTGTATTAGCTTGTtccgtgttgttttttttgtaaatttatcacGAAACGTGTTGTGATTTCTTTTCTTCTGGTTCTATAGAAATGGTTTCTCATATCATTAGTTTATATAATGTTCTATATGCAGTAGGTAAGTTTGAATCAACCTCGGCTGAGCTAGGGACTTCAAGTGCAGGGAACAGGAACCTTTCAGTTCTGCTTATAAAGATGAGTTTGGATACACATTGATTCCCTTCAGATAGGTTGAGACAAATGTAGATTTTTGGATTCCTTGTTCAGTAAACATTTTTGTGTTCAATGTTGCATAAGCTTTTTAATTTCTTGGGTAACACATTATTGTGCCTAGCCACCGAAAATGGAtgaaatttctacaattttattcGATAATTTTCTTGTAATGACATCATGAAATATCCGTTCCCAAACATACAGGAAAAATTGCAGCGaaaaaacttttgtaaattcATTCACCCTATTATGCTAGTATATTTCTGTAATTTATAGGTTTCATCTCtatttcttgtttcattttctgtACAGTCgaggtttttttgtttgtttagatTTCTGCCGGGAAAGTCAAAAGAATATTTGCTAACGAATTAGTGCTTCCTTTTTTTacgatcggttttttttttcaattcggtcACACGATTTCTGATAATCCATCATCACTCAATTTAACTCTCTACTATCACGATTGGTTTTCTTTATTTGCAAATATAATTAATGAATCATGGGACCACGTGACTTTATATGTTATTACTTTTCATCGAACCAAAAATACTGCATTATCATTTCAGTATTCATAAGCAGCAAGAGGAAGGTTATGTAGTTAAAAAATAGCATTTTATCGAATCATTTAGCAAAGCTTTTCATAATCTATGTACATCACaagctgaaatttaaaatttatgcaatAACAACATTGATATGATGCatgaaaagaatatttttgtCCTTAATGCCATTCCACGAACAGATAAGTATCCAAAACTGGGCCGGGTCAGCTGTGCTCGACCAAAAACTATGTTAGCTCTGTGTTCAATGATCGTTGcaaatttaccaaaatatttgtaaattgacCAAGTATACAGCATCAATTTTTGCGTTTAATAAATGTTATGCAGGCACAATTTTTCActagttttaattaaaaaacgtGCAACAGATGTAATATATCGAGCGTATCGAACCACAGAATCTATCTAgctgagaaatttaaaaatacgcaaacttatttgaaaaaaaattcttcaacctATTTAGGACATAAACTTCACACTTCAAAAACAACATCAACGTGTTGATTTtaaaactcgatttgtttacgtaaaattaaagaaacaaaTTAGAAGCTTTGCCATGTCTACACTTTCCTCTAGTTTTTCGGACGAATAATCTATCCTCTGaacatcatttcaaaaatatttatagaaacaaaCAGAACTGTCTACCTTGCTTTCATcctgttgaaaatttaatattttcgaataaagtAATTGTAcacattgataaaattgaatattagCAATACAttgttgtgtattttttttttaattttttttacacatcGTCGCATTATATTAGATGATAAGGGAGGGGGTAAGTGTGATTTTGTATTCTCACTAGCATACAATCTTACGAACAAGTTGGGTTTCCTACAATTGTTTGATTATTTGAAGTCCAACTCACGTAAGGCGGTTGATGCATTTCAACTGTTCCAGATTATGTAGactttttcaaagtaaaaaaaaactatttcatgtTTCCAATTTATCTGGCTGCGTCATGTGTGATTCTATGTTGATTTTATCGGATTTCAAGaatatttagtcattttttattcaacttgtGTTACTACAGTAATATTATTAATTATTGAGTTAATTAATTATTCCATTATATCTATGcttctgaaattaattgtttccaGTGCGCACTGGTTCTCTTTGTTCCGTAGATCGAACTTCCTACGCCGCAAAGAATCTCTTCTAAGACTCCTTAGAAACTAATAAaccatataagtttttttttttaaatttaacttcttcatcgcttcctggCGCTTATATCTTGCTGCTTGTGTGTTTTGTATATTTTCTCTCTAACTAATCTATGTATAATGGCGATGGACCACGTTCTTCCGTGAGAGCAGcagttaaaagaaaaaaaaatggtagaacTGACCGGTCCATCGGGCGCACTCGTTGCCACACTGCAGCTTTCATCTTTAGCCAAGCCCTTCAGTCGTGAACCTCCGCAAGCGGATACCCTATATGATCTGTCGTAATCTGCTTACCAATAGATGAGAGGGGTTGCacttcttttttatgtttttcacatTTCTATCCAAATTATatatgtaaataataaaaacttaaagaCAACATTTAATATTATTCAATATTTCTGGAGTCTAAATTTTGACCACGCAAGCGTATAGATGATCGACGTTCCGGTGTGTCATGTCGGGGAGGGAAGGTGGCGATCGGTTCGGGATTCGCACTGCCAGCGTTGTTATTATGAACaggttgttgctgctgctgtggaACCCCGGGAACACCAGGAACTTGCTGTTGGTCTGCACCGGGTGGTCGTGATTGGGCCACCATCTGGAGCAATCGATTCGATACCAACTTGCAGGAATCATTTTTCGCGAGTGATGCCGTTGTTCCGGTAACGGTTGTAACTACTCCACCGCCTGCTGTGGCTACCATACTGGTTCCGATGGCCGTCGGATCGCTAGATTGTACTACGGCTCCTGTTTTATTTCGCTCGTTGGTATTGTTGTGACGTGATGAGCCCCCAAACTTCAACATATTCCAATCAAATACATAATCATACGTATAACCTTGCCGGGCGAATAATGTTCGGAGAACTTTTCTTAGATAACCGTAATCGGGACGTTGGGTGAAGTCTATCTGACGGCAGTAAGAGAGATAAGAGGCGAACTCTGGAGGGAAACCTTTACACAGTTCCTCGATTGGTGTTGACAACTTTTTCTCCGATATCCGTTCATACTTTTGCCGTTTGTTAGCTGCCTTCAGACCTTGCCATGGCAGCGTGCCCAGATTGAAATACATTAGCACATAGCCTAATGATTCCAGATCATCTCGCCGACTTTGTTCGATACCCAAATGGGTATTTATAGAAGCGTACCTGGCCGTTCCTGTTAGGTTTTTATTTTCCCGATAAGGAATGTGTGCCATCGTTTTAGAATCTTTGTATTTCTTGGCCAAACCGAAATCAATTATGTACACAAGGTTGCCCTTTTTTCCGAGTCCCATCAAAAAGTTATCAGGTTTGATGTCCCGATGAATAAAGCTTCTCGAGTGTATGAAATCAATACGGGAAATCATCTGATCCGCCAGAAGTAACACAGTCTTGAGGGTGAACCGCCTTGAGCAAAAGTTGAACAAATCTTCTAACGATGGGCCCAGTAATTCCATGACCATTACATTGTAGTCCCCCTCAGATCCACACCATTTTATTGTTGGAATACCAATGGCACCCTGAAGCATTCGGTAGAATTTGCTCTCAATATGAAGCTGCGGATGTTTTGTCTTGATACATTCGAGTTTGATGGCAACTTCTTCCCCAGTGGAAATGTTGGTTCCAAGATATATGTCACCAAAAGAGCCGGAACCAATCTTCCGCCCTAATCGATATTTATTTCCGACACGTAGCTCCATGACCGCTACGGTGTAGGTTTATTTTGCTGCTACTTCAATACTTGTCTCCCGAATGGCCCAAACCGCAAACCTTCCTTATCGGAACCGTTTACTATGCTGAAAACAAAGGAAAGGAGAAAAAACACTCATAAATATTCCTGTTTATTAGCTAACAACACAGAAATTGTGCATTCTGATGCATAGCAA
It includes:
- the LOC129745660 gene encoding casein kinase I-like, translated to MELRVGNKYRLGRKIGSGSFGDIYLGTNISTGEEVAIKLECIKTKHPQLHIESKFYRMLQGAIGIPTIKWCGSEGDYNVMVMELLGPSLEDLFNFCSRRFTLKTVLLLADQMISRIDFIHSRSFIHRDIKPDNFLMGLGKKGNLVYIIDFGLAKKYKDSKTMAHIPYRENKNLTGTARYASINTHLGIEQSRRDDLESLGYVLMYFNLGTLPWQGLKAANKRQKYERISEKKLSTPIEELCKGFPPEFASYLSYCRQIDFTQRPDYGYLRKVLRTLFARQGYTYDYVFDWNMLKFGGSSRHNNTNERNKTGAVVQSSDPTAIGTSMVATAGGGVVTTVTGTTASLAKNDSCKLVSNRLLQMVAQSRPPGADQQQVPGVPGVPQQQQQPVHNNNAGSANPEPIATFPPRHDTPERRSSIRLRGQNLDSRNIE